The following are encoded together in the Daucus carota subsp. sativus chromosome 5, DH1 v3.0, whole genome shotgun sequence genome:
- the LOC108221139 gene encoding uncharacterized protein LOC108221139 yields the protein MTNLTNLSFVALDISGENYLSWVQDVKLHLGSKKLSDTIKAANTSTIEENFTSIIFLRHHMHEDLKSEYLEVEDPFILWENLKDRFDHQKLVYLPAAENDWANLRLQDFKSVRAYSSALFKISSRLIMCGEVVTEKRKIDKTLSTFHPNNINLAEMYRERKFTKFGDLLSTLLVAEQNHELVIKNHQSRPTGSAPLPEVNNTTFQQNVRGKGHRGGRGHGRYRGRGRGRGHFRPYNSSSHQKWQPETHSKRKAPQGGKTDNLCHKCGMEGHWSRNCYIPQHLVDLYQSSKISKGKMVETNFANNLDDSLIISTGGISVNGPNESNETPMWEAED from the coding sequence ATGACAAATCTTACAAACTTGTCGTTCGTTGCATTGGACATTTCTGGGGAGAATTATTTATCGTGGGTACAAGATGTAAAGTTGCATTTGGGTTCAAAGAAATTAAGCGACACAATAAAAGCAGCAAACACATCCACGATCGAAGAAAACTTTACCTCTATTATTTTCCTCCGACACCACATGCATGAAGATTTAAAATCTGAGTACCTAGAAGTTGAGGATCCCTTTATTTTATGGGAAAATCTAAAGGATAGGTTCGATCATCAGAAACTAGTTTATCTACCAGCGGCTGAAAATGATTGGGCTAATCTAAGACTTCAGGATTTTAAGAGTGTTCGGGCATATAGCTCTGCCCTATTCAAAATAAGTTCTAGGCTCATTATGTGTGGTGAGGTTGTTACTGAGAAAAGAAAGATCGACAAAACACTATCTACTTTTCATCCCAATAATATCAACTTAGCCGAGATGTACAGGGAGCGGAAGTTTACCAAATTTGGGGATCTCCTTTCAACCCTCCTTGTTGCCGAGCAGAATCATGAATTGGTGATTAAGAATCATCAATCCCGTCCAACGGGATCTGCCCCTTTACCAGAAGTAAATAACACGACATTCCAGCAGAATGTACGTGGAAAAGGGCATAGAGGTGGACGAGGCCATGGTCGTTACCGTGGACGAGGCCGTGGTCGTGGGCATTTTCGTCCTTATAATAGCTCTAGTCACCAGAAGTGGCAACCTGAAACACATAGCAAAAGAAAGGCACCACAAGGAGGGAAAACTGACAATTtatgtcacaagtgtggaatgGAAGGGCATTGGTCACGTAATTGTTATATCCCACAACATCTTGTTGATTTATATCAGTCATCTAAAATATCAAAAGGAAAAATGGTGGAAACCAATTTCGCCAACAACTTAGATGATTCCCTTATAATATCAACTGGGGGAATAAGTGTTAATGGTCCTAATGAGTCTAACGAAACTCCCATGTGGGAGGCTGAGGATTag